In a genomic window of Shouchella clausii:
- a CDS encoding ABC transporter substrate-binding protein, with the protein MKRWSISAGLLLVVAGCSSSGGSTDANGDEQIELTFSTWGNENHIAVYEELLEAYYVDHPNIHVTIQTTPFPDYQQNMTVLAAGQELPDIGWAAERMVPQFIENNILADLSALREDESFHFEDILPGTITQYEVGDALYGVPFSSPPHIIFYNKTLFEKNGLETPQELESRGEWTWEAFEEAAAVIAEEEGVYGANFFRAWETWENLLAHTRAEGGDLFNEDTTEFTWNSEAGISTLEMLDRMMFEDRSHPRAGDQVAFEAGNVGMFFDVYSYVSTARGIEDFEWDIAPVPLGSQGRSPILGQAGYVMFEGTEHPEEALDLIRYFASETGMEATSTYFAPPRVSVLESDAFIEQPGNPPRESMESTILNLSEESRVLPIHPEWQNIDNHILQGFDHLFGQTAEPADILEQMEASINPLVQE; encoded by the coding sequence GTGAAGAGATGGAGCATAAGTGCGGGACTGTTGCTCGTTGTGGCAGGGTGTTCATCGTCTGGTGGATCAACGGATGCAAATGGAGACGAACAAATTGAATTGACGTTCTCAACTTGGGGCAACGAAAACCACATTGCCGTTTATGAAGAATTACTAGAAGCGTATTACGTCGATCATCCAAATATACATGTAACAATCCAAACGACGCCTTTTCCTGACTATCAGCAAAACATGACGGTGCTTGCAGCGGGGCAAGAACTACCGGATATCGGATGGGCGGCTGAGCGAATGGTGCCTCAATTCATTGAAAACAACATACTCGCTGATTTATCTGCACTCCGTGAAGATGAGTCGTTTCACTTTGAGGACATTTTGCCAGGGACAATTACGCAATATGAAGTGGGAGACGCTCTTTACGGCGTGCCGTTTTCAAGCCCACCACATATTATTTTCTACAATAAAACCTTATTTGAAAAAAATGGACTAGAAACGCCACAAGAATTGGAAAGCCGAGGCGAGTGGACATGGGAAGCTTTTGAAGAAGCAGCAGCTGTGATTGCCGAAGAGGAAGGCGTCTATGGGGCGAACTTCTTTAGAGCTTGGGAAACATGGGAGAATCTTTTAGCACATACGCGAGCAGAAGGGGGCGACCTCTTTAACGAAGACACGACTGAGTTTACCTGGAATAGCGAGGCCGGGATCTCGACGTTAGAAATGCTTGATCGCATGATGTTCGAGGACCGCTCACATCCCCGTGCAGGGGATCAAGTCGCATTTGAAGCTGGGAACGTCGGTATGTTTTTTGATGTTTATAGCTATGTTTCAACCGCTCGGGGTATCGAAGATTTTGAATGGGATATCGCCCCTGTTCCTCTCGGCTCGCAAGGGAGGTCGCCTATTCTCGGCCAAGCAGGCTATGTCATGTTTGAAGGGACGGAGCACCCTGAAGAAGCACTTGATCTAATTCGCTACTTTGCGAGCGAAACAGGGATGGAAGCGACCTCGACGTACTTCGCGCCACCACGGGTATCGGTGCTTGAATCAGATGCCTTTATTGAACAACCAGGCAATCCGCCAAGAGAGAGCATGGAGTCAACGATTTTAAACTTAAGCGAAGAATCACGTGTGTTACCGATTCATCCAGAATGGCAAAACATCGACAACCACATCCTCCAAGGCTTTGATCATTTATTCGGCCAAACGGCAGAACCAGCTGACATTCTTGAGCAAATGGAAGCAAGCATCAATCCATTGGTGCAAGAATGA
- a CDS encoding carbohydrate ABC transporter permease — MNADVQAEWRQKKKRPRKPMFKRDELAGWLFISPMLLGFTIFMFIPIGFAFYMSFTDWPLLGQSEFIGTANYQAIVQDPEFQKVMKNTVLFTAGLVPFNIILALGLALLLRHPLPGMGLFRTIVFVPVVTTLVVWAIVWRYMFATDFGFINSILAWFGIEPQAYLYNKNLAMPVVILTSVLKNVGLNMVLFLAALQMVPKNLYEAARIDGAGSWRQFKNITLPIISPTVFLATIITIIGAMKIFAQIFVMTKGGPESSTKVIVYYIWEKAFRLFDMGYASAAAFILFFVIFAFTLIQWWLRKRWVYNED, encoded by the coding sequence ATGAATGCAGATGTTCAGGCAGAATGGAGACAAAAAAAGAAAAGGCCTCGAAAACCGATGTTTAAACGGGATGAGCTAGCAGGTTGGCTTTTTATAAGCCCGATGTTACTCGGATTTACGATCTTTATGTTTATTCCCATTGGCTTCGCTTTCTATATGAGCTTCACCGACTGGCCCTTACTCGGCCAGTCGGAATTTATCGGAACGGCCAATTATCAAGCAATCGTGCAAGACCCTGAATTTCAAAAAGTGATGAAAAATACAGTTCTGTTTACCGCAGGCTTAGTACCATTCAATATTATTCTCGCCCTAGGACTAGCCTTGCTTTTACGACATCCATTACCAGGAATGGGCCTATTCCGCACGATTGTTTTTGTGCCAGTGGTCACAACGCTTGTCGTCTGGGCAATTGTCTGGCGCTATATGTTTGCGACTGACTTTGGTTTCATTAACTCGATTCTTGCTTGGTTTGGCATTGAACCACAAGCCTACTTGTATAACAAAAATTTAGCGATGCCCGTTGTGATTTTAACTAGTGTCTTGAAAAACGTCGGGCTAAACATGGTGCTGTTTTTAGCCGCCTTGCAAATGGTGCCGAAAAACTTATACGAAGCGGCGCGAATCGATGGTGCTGGAAGCTGGCGTCAATTTAAAAACATCACGCTTCCAATCATTTCGCCTACCGTCTTTTTAGCGACGATTATTACGATTATTGGAGCGATGAAGATCTTTGCGCAAATCTTTGTGATGACAAAAGGTGGTCCAGAGAGCAGCACAAAAGTGATTGTCTATTATATTTGGGAAAAAGCATTTCGGTTATTTGATATGGGTTACGCTTCTGCGGCAGCGTTTATTTTATTCTTTGTCATTTTTGCATTCACTTTGATTCAATGGTGGCTTCGAAAAAGGTGGGTCTACAATGAAGATTAA